In Streptomyces qaidamensis, one DNA window encodes the following:
- the pdhA gene encoding pyruvate dehydrogenase (acetyl-transferring) E1 component subunit alpha codes for MSVARPTRTRKDPAHPKAGKKAATTKSAQRKANTGPPTGRTGPEHRTDLLEAMLRIRRFEERCVELYSAAKIRGFVHLYIGEEAVAIGVNEALTPEDAVVSTYREHGHALARGITAEAVMAEMYGRTTGCSGGRGGSMHLFDASRRFYGGNAIVAGGLPLAAGLALADRIRERANVTCCFFGDGAFAEGEFHETANLAALWKLPLLLVCENNLYAMGTALERHEAQTDLAMRAASYGMVAWAVDGMDGEAVEQAARRAVEGIRAGTGPHFLELRTYRFRAHSMYDPDRYRQKGEIEQWKSRDPISLLMDRMREDGELDDKELARIEQRVTDEIDHAVEAAEQAPEEPVGHLLRHVTSSSAEAVS; via the coding sequence ATGAGCGTGGCCCGCCCCACCCGAACGCGGAAGGACCCGGCGCACCCGAAAGCCGGCAAGAAGGCCGCGACGACCAAGTCGGCCCAGCGGAAAGCGAACACCGGGCCTCCGACCGGTCGAACGGGCCCGGAACACCGGACGGATCTGCTGGAGGCGATGCTGCGCATCCGGCGCTTCGAGGAGCGGTGCGTCGAGCTGTACAGCGCAGCGAAGATCCGCGGCTTCGTCCACCTCTACATCGGCGAGGAGGCCGTCGCCATCGGCGTCAACGAGGCGCTGACGCCCGAGGACGCGGTCGTCTCCACGTACCGCGAACACGGCCACGCCCTGGCCCGTGGAATCACGGCCGAGGCCGTCATGGCCGAGATGTACGGCAGGACGACGGGGTGCAGCGGCGGCCGCGGCGGATCCATGCACCTGTTCGACGCGAGCCGCCGCTTCTACGGCGGCAACGCCATCGTCGCCGGCGGACTCCCCCTGGCCGCCGGCCTCGCGCTCGCCGACCGCATACGCGAACGGGCCAATGTCACCTGCTGCTTCTTCGGCGACGGAGCCTTCGCCGAGGGCGAGTTCCACGAGACCGCGAACCTGGCGGCCCTGTGGAAGCTGCCCCTGCTGCTCGTCTGCGAGAACAACCTGTACGCCATGGGGACGGCCCTCGAACGGCACGAGGCACAGACCGACCTGGCCATGCGCGCCGCCTCCTACGGCATGGTCGCCTGGGCCGTGGACGGCATGGACGGCGAAGCCGTCGAGCAGGCCGCCCGACGGGCCGTCGAGGGCATCCGGGCCGGTACCGGACCGCACTTCCTGGAGCTGCGCACCTACCGCTTCCGCGCCCACTCGATGTACGACCCTGACCGGTATCGCCAGAAGGGAGAGATCGAGCAGTGGAAGTCCCGGGACCCGATCAGCCTGCTCATGGACCGCATGCGCGAAGACGGTGAGCTGGATGACAAGGAGCTCGCCCGGATCGAGCAGCGGGTCACCGACGAGATCGACCACGCCGTCGAAGCGGCCGAACAGGCTCCAGAGGAGCCGGTCGGGCACCTGCTCCGCCACGTCACCAGTTCCTCGGCGGAGGCGGTGAGTTGA
- a CDS encoding alpha-ketoacid dehydrogenase subunit beta, translating into MGADTTQHSKTTYREAMREALREALRSDDRVFLMGEDVGRYGGCFGVSLGLLEEFGPERVRDTPLSESAFVGAGIGAALAGLRPIVEIMTVNFSLLALDQILNNAATLLHMSGGQLPVPLVIRMTTGAGRQLGAQHSHSLEGWYAHIPGIRVLTPATLEDARHMLAAALADPDPVLIFEHGSLYNFSGELLPPSEPVNLDHAAIRRPGTDISLVTYGGSLPKALAAADELAAEGISAEVIDLRTLRPLDDAAITASVARTHRAVVVDEAWRTGSFAAEVSARITEESFYDLDAPVERVCSAEVPMPYARQLEEAALPQTADIVAATHRAVD; encoded by the coding sequence ATGGGCGCCGACACGACGCAGCATTCGAAGACGACCTACCGCGAGGCGATGCGCGAGGCGCTCAGGGAGGCGCTGCGCTCCGACGACCGCGTCTTCCTCATGGGCGAGGACGTCGGCCGGTACGGCGGATGCTTCGGCGTCAGCCTCGGCCTGCTGGAGGAGTTCGGCCCCGAACGCGTCCGAGACACCCCCCTGTCGGAGTCCGCGTTCGTGGGCGCCGGCATCGGCGCCGCCCTGGCCGGGCTGCGGCCCATCGTCGAGATCATGACCGTCAACTTCAGCCTGCTCGCCCTCGACCAGATCCTCAACAACGCCGCCACCCTGCTGCACATGTCGGGCGGGCAGTTGCCCGTGCCGCTGGTCATCCGCATGACCACGGGCGCCGGACGGCAACTCGGCGCCCAGCACTCCCACAGCCTGGAAGGCTGGTACGCGCACATCCCCGGCATCCGCGTCCTCACCCCCGCCACCTTGGAGGACGCACGCCACATGCTTGCAGCGGCGCTCGCCGACCCCGATCCCGTACTGATCTTCGAACACGGCAGCCTGTACAACTTCTCCGGCGAACTCCTCCCGCCCAGCGAACCCGTGAACCTGGACCACGCGGCGATCCGTCGTCCCGGCACCGACATCTCCCTGGTCACCTACGGCGGTTCGCTGCCCAAGGCCCTCGCGGCGGCGGACGAGCTGGCAGCCGAGGGCATCAGCGCCGAGGTGATCGACCTGCGCACGCTCCGTCCCCTGGACGACGCGGCCATCACGGCTTCCGTGGCCCGCACCCACCGTGCGGTGGTCGTCGACGAGGCCTGGCGCACGGGAAGCTTCGCCGCCGAAGTGTCCGCCCGCATCACCGAAGAGTCGTTCTACGACCTGGACGCTCCCGTCGAGCGGGTGTGCAGCGCGGAGGTGCCCATGCCGTACGCCCGGCAACTGGAAGAGGCCGCTCTGCCACAGACCGCCGACATCGTCGCGGCCACACACCGGGCGGTGGACTGA